One segment of Tachyglossus aculeatus isolate mTacAcu1 chromosome 16, mTacAcu1.pri, whole genome shotgun sequence DNA contains the following:
- the ADPRS gene encoding ADP-ribose glycohydrolase ARH3, with protein MAAAAAAVLGAAVGAAGGAGPARSLSRFRGCLAGALLGDCIGAIYEAQDNVSLTSLLRKVGSLEPEAGARGSARTEALYYTDDTAMAKALVQSLLAKEAFDEVDMAKRFAEEYQKDPDRGYGAAVVTVFKKLLSSKCRDVFEPARAQFNGKGSYGNGGAMRVAGISLAYTDTEDIQKFARLSAQLTHSSSLGYNGAILQALAVSLALQGDQPRELFLRQLIRHMEEVESDERSVADARALGMEEFPYLSRLKKISEFLEQNTVTKEDVVSELGNGIAALESVPTAIYSFLRCMEPDPEIPAAYNALQRTLIYSISLGGDTDTIATMAGAIAGAYYGMEQVTESWQHSCEGFQETDVLACSLHGLFCRPP; from the exons atggcggcggcggcggcggcggtgctgGGCGCCGCGGTGGGGGccgccgggggggcggggccggcccgcTCTCTGTCCCGGTTCCGGGGCTGCCTGGCCGGGGCCCTGCTCGGGGACTGTATAGGCGCCATCTACGAGGCGCAGGACAACGTCAGCCTGACGTCACTGCTGCGGAAGGTGGGCAGCCTGGAGCCCGAGGCCGGCGCGCGCGGGAGCGCGCGGACAG AGGCGCTGTACTACACGGACGACACGGCCATGGCCAAGGCGCTGGTGCAGTCTCTGCTGGCCAAGGAAGCCTTCGACGAGGTGGACATGGCCAAGAG GTTTGCCGAGGAATATCAGAAGGATCCGGATCGGGGTTACGGGGCCGCCGTGGTCACCGTGTTCAAGAAGCTTCTGAGCTCCAAATGCAGAGACGTCTTTGAGCCGGCCCGGGCCCAGTTCAACGGGAAGGGTTCCTATGGCAACGGGGGGGCCATGCGGGTGGCGGGCATCTCCTTGGCCTACACCGACACGGAGGACATCCAGAAG TTTGCCCGGCTGTCGGCCCAGCTGACGCATTCCTCCTCGCTGGGCTACAACGGGGCCATCCTGCAGGCCCTGGCCGTGAGCCTGGCCCTGCAGGGGGACCAGCCCCGGGAGCTGTTCCTGCGCCAGCTCATCCGTCACATGGAAGAGGTGGAGAGCGATGAGCGGTCCGTGGCAGACGCCAGGGC GCTGGGCATGGAGGAGTTCCCGTATTTGAGCCGGCTGAAGAAAATCAGCGAGTTCCTGGAGCAGAACACAGTGACCAAGGAGGACGTGGTGTCCGAGCTGG GGAACGGCATCGCGGCCCTGGAGTCGGTCCCCACGGCCATCTACTCCTTCCTGCGCTGCATGGAGCCCGACCCCGAGATCCCCGCCGCCTACAACGCCCTGCAGAGGACGCTCATTTACTCCATCTCGCTGGGCGGGGACACGGACACCATCGCCACCATGGCCGGGGCCATCGCCGGCGCCTACTACGGGATGGAGCAGGTGACGGAGAGCTGGCAGCACAGCTGCGAGGGCTTCCAGGAGACGGACGTGCTGGCCTGCAGCCTGCACGGCCTCTTCTGCCGGCCGCCCTGA
- the TEKT2 gene encoding tektin-2, whose product MLSVKPGPRFTVPDWQTSNILLSSNAERQRDAAYQIRQEARTLRNEANNQTKWDEHDNRTRLEERIDGVKRWKEALDKCLAEIDAEIDALSKMKEAAEGALQAKGLPLDVAIECLTLRESRRDIDVVKDSVEDELRKEVELIGRVKQTLQGRIDEAFEQLCRLQEARQQLNLDHRNKMEALEIDRVCHSLNVNSPNISLKVNPTRVPTGSTTPQQWDEFSQYNKDRAEAEIKASAELREAIALTIAGTNNELEAQRVMAEFAFRKRMREMEKAYDELKWQEKNILEEIASMEEDIRRLEEDLRRKVDNLKLAHTRLETRTYRPNVDLCRDQVQYGLTDEVHQLEGTIAGLKQKLAQSKDALDALHKHLARVQADVTCKANSLQLDNKCMDTRRKLTVPAEKYVPEMDAFNRTTNRTLPTVRSYQLELA is encoded by the exons ATGTTGAGTGTCAAGCCGGGGCCGCGCTTCACCGTCCCCGACTGGCAGACGAGCAACATCCTGCTGTCCAGCAACGCGGAGCGCCAGCGGGATGCCGCCTATCAGATCCGCCAGGAAGCCCGGACTCTCCGAAATGAGGCCAACAAccag ACCAAATGGGATGAACATGACAACCGGACCCGCCTGGAGGAGCGGATCGACGGCGTCAAACGGTGGAAAGAGGCTCTGGACAAGTGCTTGGCGGAGATTGATGCTGAGATTGATGCTCTGAGCAAG ATGAAGGAGGCGGCAGAAGGGGCCCTGCAGGCCAAAGGCCTGCCCCTGGACGTGGCCATCGAGTGCCTGACGCTGCGGGAGAGCCGGAGGGACATTGATGTAGTCAAGGACTCTGTGGAGGACGAGCTGCGCAAGGAGGTGGAATTGATCGGCAGGGTTAAGCAGACCTTGCAAGGCAGGATTGACGAGGCTTTCGAGCAGCTGTG CCGTCTGCAGGAGGCCCGGCAGCAACTCAACTTGGACCACCGAAATAAGATGGAGGCCCTAGAGATCGATCGTGTTTGCCATTCACTTAACGTCAACTCCCCCAATATCTCGCTGAAGGTCAACCCCACCCGGGTGCCCACGGG ATCGACAACGCCACAGCAGTGGGACGAATTCAGTCAGTACAACAAGGACCGGGCGGAAGCCGAGATAAAAGCGTCGGCGGAACTGCGAGAGGCCATCGCCCTGACCATCGCTGGG accAATAACGAGTTGGAGGCCCAGCGTGTGATGGCTGAATTTGCCTTCCGGAAGAGAATGCGGGAGATGGAGAAAGCCTACGACGAACTCAAATGGCAGGAGAAGAAC ATCCTGGAAGAGATCGCGAGCATGGAGGAAGACATCCGCAGACTGGAGGAGGATCTGCGCAGGAAGGTGGACAACCTGAAGCTGGCACACACAAGGCTGGAGACGCGTACCTACCGGCCCAACGTGGATCTCTGCCGGGATCAG GTGCAGTACGGCCTGACTGATGAGGTTCACCAGCTGGAGGGCACCATCGCTGGGCTGAAGCAGAAGCTGGCACAGTCAAA GGATGCCCTGGATGCCCTGCACAAACACCTGGCCCGAGTGCAGGCCGACGTTACGTGCAAGGCCAACTCGCTGCAGCTGGACAACAAGTGCATGGACACCCGCCGCAAGCTGACCGTGCCGGCCGAGAAGTACGTGCCCGAGATGGACGCTTTCAACCGAACCACCAACCGCACTCTACCCACCGTTAGGAGCTACCAGCTGGAGCTGGCTTAA